Below is a genomic region from Marinifilum sp. JC120.
TGCCGAAAGAACAGGAAGTCTGCCGCTGGCCGAAGGAATTGAAACAGCGGAAGAAGCCCTGACCCTGATGAGCCTCGGCATAGATGTCTTTCAGGGATTCTTCTTCAGCAAACCAGCCCCCGCAGCCATAGCTATCAACACAGATATGAATCCTGTAAAGTTTCTAGCCTCACGCTTCAAAACCCATGTTCTGGAAAAATTTAACAGCCAGAAAAGAATGGAAAACAGCTACAAAAGAATGGCCGAAAAGCTGCGCGAAGCACTCATAAGCAAAACATCCGCCACCGCAAATTCAACACTTTCAGCCTTCATCACCGAAAATATGAACATCGAATGTGCATATATTCTTGATACCAACGGAGTGCAGATCTCTGAGACCATCTGCAATCCGTGCAAGCTTAAAGAAAACAGACGCTTAATTTATCAGCCAGCCCCGGCAGGTGCAGACCATTCCCTGAAAGAATATTACCTGACCATTAGATCAGGAACCCAGTGGCATACCACTGCTCCATACATCTCTCTGGCTTCCGGCAACAACTGCGTCACTGTTTCCACAAAAATGGACGACACCCCCAAATCTCCAATCCTCTGCATCGACATCAGTACCTAATATATTACTTCCTGCCCCCTTTTAACAATTAGCCAGTTGCAAGAGACAAGGGATTGGAATATCTTTCCGGCCTCATTAATATAATACCGGACCGGAAAATGAATAAAGACACTCACGATGGGCTCTTTTATGCCGCCGCAGCATTCGTTATGTGGGGGCTCCTCCCTATTTATTGGAAAACACTTGAAGAAGTCCCGGCCCTTGAACTGCTCTGCAATAGAATTGTCTGGTCGCTGTTTTTTGTAGGAATTCTGCTTTCCTGCAAAAACCGTTGGGCAGAGGTCAAAAACGCCCTTGCGGATAGAAAAGGAAAGCTTCTGCTGACCATAAGCAGCTGCCTCATCGGGACCAACTGGTTCGTATATATATGGGCAGTTAACCACGGACACGTAGTGGATACCAGCATGGGTTATTACATGACCCCGCTAATGAACGGGCTGCTCGGTTTCATTTTTATAAAAGAAAGGCTGGAGAGGCTTCAGGTTATCGCTATCTTACTCGCAGCCTGTGGAGTCATCTATTCTATAATTGATTATGGACACATTCCTTATATAGCATTGACTCTTGCTATAACATTCTCTTTTTACGGACTGGTGCGCAAGGTAATGAAAGTTGAATCCCTGCCGGGTCTGTTTATAGAAACAGCAGCACTTGCCCCGGCCTCTGCGGCCTATCTTGTGTGGCTGGCTTTTTCAGGGGAAATAAGTATATACAAAATAAATACTATAGAGAACTTACTCCTACTCGGAACAGGCGCGGCAACATCCCTGCCGCTCATATTTTTTGCCCATGGAGCACGCAGGCTGCGGCTGATTACACTGGGAATGATGCAGTATATCGCCCCCACACTGGCTCTCATGTTAGGTGTCTTTGTTTATAATGAGCCTTTCAGCTCGGCAAGAATGGTCACTTTCGCCTTTATCTGGAGCGGAATAGCAGTATATGTAGCAGACGGAATAAATAGAAATTTAAAAACAAAATCACAGATAAACAACTGATTTATTTTAATGTACAGTCGGAGAAAAAATTGATTCTAGCAGCAAAAAAAGACAACTTTTTCAAAAAATGGATTCCGCTCAGGCTTATAATCCCTCTAGTTATGATCCTGAGCATAGCCAGCTATCTGTGCATAAAACTGGACACCATGTCCATCCACGATCAGGAAAGAATCTTCAACGAACAACAGGCTCTGCAAACCAAGCTGGTAGCCACAGCTCTGGAAGACAAGCTAGGAAATATTATTGAATCAACCTCAACTATGGCCAAATACTCCTTGGTGGATTTCATCAATGGAAACCGTTCCGCAGAATCTATAAAGAAACTGTTTAAAATCAAACAGAATGATCTAACCGCCCTGACCCTGATCAGCTTTAATCCCGTAGATAAAATCGAACCTCTCAATTCTGAAATCAATTCTCCGAAACTAGTCCAGGCTCATCGCATAGCACAGGAATGGACCGAAAAATATTACTCAGCAGTATCTGGTATGCACTCTGGATTCATTACCCCTAAACCTGTGGTTAATGAGAAAATACGCTTCGCCGGACTGCTTATGCCCATATGGTCTGACAACCATTTTGCAGGAATTCTCACTATTGTGATTGATCTGGCCCAGTTAACGGACAAATACATTACCCCTCTGCAAATAGGAAAATTTGGTTCAGGATACATTGTCGACGGATCCGGGACGGTTGTCTTTGATCAAGAAACTGAAATACAAGGTAAAAATGTATTCTCCCTGCATAAGGGTTATCAGGATTTGATCAAAATAGACTCTCGCATGCTCCATGAACCTTACGGCACCGGGGAGTACTCTTTCACTGTAAAAAGAAATAAGCGAGTGGAACGAAAACTGGTTGCATGGCACAATGTCCATTTCGGAGAAATGAAGCTAGTTGTCGCTATTTCCGCCCCTGAAACAGACGCGACCAGTTCAATGTCTTCCATAAGGGCCATAAGATCGGCAATGCTTGTCTTTTTATTCCTGCTCTTCTTTGCCATAATCTTTTTCTTTTACTATCACAGGTCACAACAACTTCTTCTCCGACAAAACAAGGAACTCAAAAGCAAAGACAATGTTTTTGAAGCCATTGCCGGAAATGCACCGGGCATCATTTATAAATGCGAAATAGTCCAGCCCTATGAAATGCATTATATCAGTTCCAAGGTTCGCAAGGTGACTGGATATGAACCAGAAGACTTCCTCAAGGGCGGCAAAAGTATGTACTACGATCTGGTTCATCCAGATGACCGCACTGGACTTAAAAACGGAATCAGCCAGTCCCTCAGCCAAAAAAAACCATTCGAGCATGAGTACCGTATAATTCGCAGCGACGGCAGTGAACGCTGGGTTTATGAAAAAGGGACCAGACTTCCAGATGAAGGAAGCATGGTCGGTTTCATAATAGATATTACTAACCGCAGAAACGAGGAAAAAGCTCTGAAACAGGCTGAAGAAAATTACAGTGCACTGGTAACCACCGCTCCGCTGGGAATTTTCCAGACTACACCACAGGGAAAATTTATAAATGCCAACAGCCAGATGGCTGCATATTACGGCTACGATTCACCAAAATCGTTCCTTAATGAAACTAATGATATTTCAACGGATTGCTATCTTTTGCCGGAGGAACGGGAACGACTTTTAACCATTCTCGACAAATTCGAACACACTAACAATTTTGAAGCCCGACACAAACGCAAGGACGGAACCACCTTTTGGGCCAGCGAAACCATCATGGCCATTAAAGATGAGAACGGAAACATCCTGCGCTTGGACGGCTTTCTCATGGATATCTCCGACCGTAAGGAACACGAAGAAACCATGCGCCGTTTGGCCATGTTCGACAACCTGACCGGATTACCCAACCGGGTCCTTTTTGATGACCGCTTGAAGCAAGCCATTTCCCATGCCAAACGCAATCGCATGAAAGTTGCTATTCTCTATGCCGACCTCGACAACTTTAAACAGGTAAATGACGAACTTGGGCATATGGCCGGGGATAGCGTGCTCAAAGAAGTTTCCGGAAGATTCAGCGACTGCCTGCGTACAAGCGATACCCTTTCACGCATCGGCGGCGACGAATTTATTTTTATCCTACAGGATGTAGGGACACGCAATGAAATTGAAGTGGTTGCCCAGCGAGTAATTGATTCCATGCGTGCACCATTCTATGTAGGTGAAAAAGTGTACAGAATCGGAGTCAGCATCGGAATCAGTATTTTCCCGGACAAAAGCGAAAACAAGGAAAAACTTATCCGCATTGCTGATGAAGCCATGTACAAGGCCAAGAATAAAGGCAAAAACGGATTTTCATTTTAAATTTTTCAACATTTTTTACAAAAACGGCACATTTTCCTACGAACCGTGTGTAAATAAAGATTTCAAATAGTTGTATTGACCCCGCAGGCCGATATGATAAAACGAAATCAACGGGAGGATATAGTGCCGCCTTTTTTATTTCACGGTACTTTCTCCACCCCGTAAAACACCCACAATACAATTCTTTGGAGAAAGAAATGAAATTTCGTAATGAGCATGACTGCATAGGCCAAAAGGAAGTTCCCGAAGATGCCCTTTACGGGGCTCAAACCATGCGAGCTTCCGAGAACTTTCGCATCACCGGAATCCCCATCTCCCACTATCCGCACATAATCTACTCACTGGCTCAGATTAAAAAAGCCGCAGCCCTGACCAACCTTGATCTGGGCAAACTGGAAGACGACAAAGCCAAGGCCATTGCTTTTGCCTGTGACGAACTGCTCGCCGATAGACACCATGAACAGTTCGTAGTGGATATCATTCAGGGCGGAGCCGGTACCTCAACGAACATGAATGCCAATGAAGTCATCGCCAATATAGGCCTAGAAAAACTTGGCTTC
It encodes:
- a CDS encoding EAL domain-containing protein; translation: MNTTSKLSISELIENDCLTTVLQPLISMNRKGLLGFEALTRAINPHTGENIPPVKLFRMCDEIETLTELDRACRKKAFETFAPISKTNRSLLLSVNIDAAIINEKTFGYGLTGKMAAECGIPANNIILEIIESKAGSDAALTSFVSKSREHGFLIALDDVGTGHSNLDRIPSLKPDIIKIDRSLITDINTKFHNLEVTRSLISLAERTGSLPLAEGIETAEEALTLMSLGIDVFQGFFFSKPAPAAIAINTDMNPVKFLASRFKTHVLEKFNSQKRMENSYKRMAEKLREALISKTSATANSTLSAFITENMNIECAYILDTNGVQISETICNPCKLKENRRLIYQPAPAGADHSLKEYYLTIRSGTQWHTTAPYISLASGNNCVTVSTKMDDTPKSPILCIDIST
- the rarD gene encoding EamA family transporter RarD yields the protein MNKDTHDGLFYAAAAFVMWGLLPIYWKTLEEVPALELLCNRIVWSLFFVGILLSCKNRWAEVKNALADRKGKLLLTISSCLIGTNWFVYIWAVNHGHVVDTSMGYYMTPLMNGLLGFIFIKERLERLQVIAILLAACGVIYSIIDYGHIPYIALTLAITFSFYGLVRKVMKVESLPGLFIETAALAPASAAYLVWLAFSGEISIYKINTIENLLLLGTGAATSLPLIFFAHGARRLRLITLGMMQYIAPTLALMLGVFVYNEPFSSARMVTFAFIWSGIAVYVADGINRNLKTKSQINN
- a CDS encoding diguanylate cyclase, translating into MILAAKKDNFFKKWIPLRLIIPLVMILSIASYLCIKLDTMSIHDQERIFNEQQALQTKLVATALEDKLGNIIESTSTMAKYSLVDFINGNRSAESIKKLFKIKQNDLTALTLISFNPVDKIEPLNSEINSPKLVQAHRIAQEWTEKYYSAVSGMHSGFITPKPVVNEKIRFAGLLMPIWSDNHFAGILTIVIDLAQLTDKYITPLQIGKFGSGYIVDGSGTVVFDQETEIQGKNVFSLHKGYQDLIKIDSRMLHEPYGTGEYSFTVKRNKRVERKLVAWHNVHFGEMKLVVAISAPETDATSSMSSIRAIRSAMLVFLFLLFFAIIFFFYYHRSQQLLLRQNKELKSKDNVFEAIAGNAPGIIYKCEIVQPYEMHYISSKVRKVTGYEPEDFLKGGKSMYYDLVHPDDRTGLKNGISQSLSQKKPFEHEYRIIRSDGSERWVYEKGTRLPDEGSMVGFIIDITNRRNEEKALKQAEENYSALVTTAPLGIFQTTPQGKFINANSQMAAYYGYDSPKSFLNETNDISTDCYLLPEERERLLTILDKFEHTNNFEARHKRKDGTTFWASETIMAIKDENGNILRLDGFLMDISDRKEHEETMRRLAMFDNLTGLPNRVLFDDRLKQAISHAKRNRMKVAILYADLDNFKQVNDELGHMAGDSVLKEVSGRFSDCLRTSDTLSRIGGDEFIFILQDVGTRNEIEVVAQRVIDSMRAPFYVGEKVYRIGVSIGISIFPDKSENKEKLIRIADEAMYKAKNKGKNGFSF